The following DNA comes from Deinococcus sp. NW-56.
AACGTGCTGAGGTGGAAGAGGACGAGGTGGTGGATGCGAGCGACGATCAGCAGCGCCGCCTGCTCTGGATCGTGCTTTTTATCAACGCTGGGCTGTTTATCCTCGAACTCACCACGGGCCTGATTGCTCGCTCGATGGGCCTGGTGGCCGACAGCCTGGACATGCTGGCCGATACCTTGGTCTACGGGCTGAGCCTGTTCGCGGTGGGCAGGGCGGCCATTTACAAGAAGCGGGTCGCGCGGGTGAGCGGGTACTTCCAATTGGCGCTGGCGGCCTTCGGGGCACTGGAGGTCGTGCGCCGTGTCCTGGGGACGGGGGAGGAGCCGAGCTTCGGCCTGATGATCGGGATTTCCCTGATTGCCCTGGCAGGGAACGTCGCCGCGCTGTTGGTGCTGCAACGTGCCCGGAGCCAGGAGGCACACATGCGGGCCAGTTGGATTTTCACCACCAACGATGTGCTGGTGAACCTGGGAGTCATCGCGGCGGGGGTGCTGGTCTACCTGACCGGCTCGCGGCTGCCTGATCTGGTGGTTGGTGCCCTGGTGTTCGCCTTGGTGGCCTCGGGGGCGCTGCGGATTCTCAAGCTCTCTCGGTAAGACGAAGGACATTGAAGGCGCAAGGGGCCGCCGAGGGGGTGCCCTTCTTGGTCTCGCAGCTCGGGTGGGGAAACGTTTTGCTCGTCGCCAAAGTCGCTAACTTGCCTAGTACAGCGTTTTTGAATTTGTCATAGTGAGGTATGAGCCGTCCTCTTCGCTATCCAGTGACTTTGAGTGCTGAGCAAGAACAGACTCTGCACGGCATGACCATGAAGGGCAGTGGCAAGGCGCGGGTCATGACCCGCGCCCGGATTCTGCTGCTGGCCCATCGACAGGTCACGGACTCGGCCATCAAGGACGCCCTCGGTATCAGCGTCCAGATGGTGCAAGCGACCCGAAAACGCTTTGCCCTGGGGGGACTGGACGCGGCGCTGTTCGCTGCGCCGCATACGGGGCGACCCGCGAAGTTCGACGGCAAAGACCGGGCGGCCATCACCGCGCTGGCGTGCAGTGAGGCGCCCGAAGGTCACGCACAATGGAGTATTCGCTTGCTGGCAGAGAAGGCTGTAGAGCTGAACTTGGTCGACCACATCGCTCCGTCGACGGTGTTCTACATTCTGAAAAAAACGCGGTCCAGCCGCACCGCAAAAGGCAGTGGTGCATCGCGCACCTGACGGCGAATTTCCTCTGCGAGATGGAACGCGTTCTGGACGTGTACTCTCGGCCCTACGACGACCGTTTTCCCGTGTTGTGCTTCGATGAGCAACCCTGCTTCCTGATCGGTGACGTCATGGCCCCGGTTCCATCGGAACCGGGGCGAGTCGCCAAACAAGACTACGAATACCAGCGCTTTGGGAGCGCGGCTGTGTTGCTGGCCGTCGAGCCGAAAACAGGCCGACGGTTTGTCCAGGTCTGTGCCCGACGGACCGCCGAGGAGTACACCGCCTTCATGCAGAACCTGGAACGGGCCTATCCAGCAGCCGTCCAGATCACCCTGGTTCAGGACCACCTCAATACGCATCACGGCGGCAGTTTCTACAAGTTCATGTCGCCACAGGCGGCCCACCGGTTGGTGGGCCGCTTCGAGTGGGTCTACACGCCCAAACATGCCTCGTGGCTGAACATGGCAGAACTGGAATTCAGTGCCCTTCAGCGGCAGTGCTTGAACCGGCGTATTCCAGTGCTGGAACGGCTTCGGTCGGAAGTCGAGGCTTGGGTGGCAGCGCGTTCACGCGCGGGCGTCACCCTCAACTGGCAGTTCTCCACCCAGGTCGCCCGCCGGACGCTAGGACGGCACTACGAAGCCATTCGTATTAAATGAACGCTGTACTAGGTTGACTGCTGTCAGTGGCAGCGCTGCAGCTCATCGGCCTCTGTTACCTGAGGTTTTACGGTCAACCCGACGGGTTCTCTGAGACGATGGAGGATCAATGCCTCGCGAGCTTGGCTGGCGGCGTCCGGCAGCAGATGGGAGCAGAACGTGTCAAGGAAAGCCGGTTCAGTAGGCCGGTCTTGGGCTGCGCTGACCAGGAGTTAACCCCACGGTCACTTCTGGCGGTATCAGCGGTCAGCTCCGGGCGACCGCCGAGCACCGCCACAGCGTGGCGCATGTCATGACTCTCCTGTAGGCGCCGTGGTCGCGCCCCGCAAGGGCCACCAACTCGGTGGCCAGGTCGGCGGCAGCGGTGGTGTCCCGAAGGCACCTTCCGCTGGGCAGGCCCGACCGCTCGGCATAGCGGATGGCGGAGACGGAGAAGGTCCAGGGGTTCTGCAACCTCTGGTCAGGCACGGCAGAGCGGACTGAGATGGTCTCACCCTTGACCAAGAGGAATTGGTTCAGCCGTTTGGGTCATGCATGAACTTCAGAGGCGCTCAGGCCCACGCTCGGGGTGGGCTTTTCGTGGGAGGTCCCGCTGGAGTGCGGGAGACGGGAGGGGCCTGCGGCTTCAACACCTTTTGAGTTCAGGTGCAATTCGCGAGCAGCGAGTGGGTGACATGGGTTGGTGTGGGGGTTGGCCGGATGGGGAGGAGCCAGTTTGCCTGGAGTGACTCTGTCCTTCTGGTAATCGGGCTTACCAAAAGGTGATAGTGTCAGCCGTACAGGAAGAGACGCCGATGACCGAAAGGGACACCTCGCAAACTCTGGTGCACGCTGTCAGCTCCGTTGGCCTTGAAGTGAACGAGGACACACAGCGGGCGGCGGCAACCGCACGGCAGTTTTTGACCTTTGCCAAATCTCTGGCTGACCACAGCTCTCCAGTGGGACCTCAGCAAGCCATGCAAGCTCTCAACGCCCTCGTGGCCCTCTGCGTCCGTCAGTACCAAGCAGAGTTGCTGACTGCTCCCCTTAGCGGCAGAGGTCATGCGGCGGACAGTGACCCTTTCGCATCGCTCTTCCACGGCCCCCTTGATGCAGAGGGGCGCAACTTCTTCGCCCTCGCCCCCTGGCGTGAAGAGCCCACCACCCTCCAACTCAAAGACGGCTTGATCTGGGCCTCGCCCTGGGAACCGGAGCGGTACCGCCGTGCGCTGCTGCGCTCCGGTCCGGGGTGGCGACAACCCACGTGGAAACAACACAACGACCAGACTGGTGTCGTGTACCTGCCCTGGGGTCTGTACTGCGTGGAGAACGGCAACCACAGCGCTGCGTCCGGCATCCTGCAAGGGGACGGGGTGCTGGTGGCGCACGACGTGTGCGACCTGACCCCAGTGCTGCAACGTGTGGAGTTGGG
Coding sequences within:
- a CDS encoding cation transporter, with the translated sequence MERLTFKVPQMDCSAEEQLVRMKLEGQPDIAHLAFDLPARTVMVTHSGNAPTIERLMGELKLGASLVERAEVEEDEVVDASDDQQRRLLWIVLFINAGLFILELTTGLIARSMGLVADSLDMLADTLVYGLSLFAVGRAAIYKKRVARVSGYFQLALAAFGALEVVRRVLGTGEEPSFGLMIGISLIALAGNVAALLVLQRARSQEAHMRASWIFTTNDVLVNLGVIAAGVLVYLTGSRLPDLVVGALVFALVASGALRILKLSR
- a CDS encoding IS630 family transposase, translating into MEYSLAGREGCRAELGRPHRSVDGVLHSEKNAVQPHRKRQWCIAHLTANFLCEMERVLDVYSRPYDDRFPVLCFDEQPCFLIGDVMAPVPSEPGRVAKQDYEYQRFGSAAVLLAVEPKTGRRFVQVCARRTAEEYTAFMQNLERAYPAAVQITLVQDHLNTHHGGSFYKFMSPQAAHRLVGRFEWVYTPKHASWLNMAELEFSALQRQCLNRRIPVLERLRSEVEAWVAARSRAGVTLNWQFSTQVARRTLGRHYEAIRIK
- a CDS encoding DUF6710 family protein — its product is MTERDTSQTLVHAVSSVGLEVNEDTQRAAATARQFLTFAKSLADHSSPVGPQQAMQALNALVALCVRQYQAELLTAPLSGRGHAADSDPFASLFHGPLDAEGRNFFALAPWREEPTTLQLKDGLIWASPWEPERYRRALLRSGPGWRQPTWKQHNDQTGVVYLPWGLYCVENGNHSAASGILQGDGVLVAHDVCDLTPVLQRVELGEQGIVREDTGALVGTHEAWSVLALIGLGKLLVAHQAGGRP